Proteins from a single region of Ailuropoda melanoleuca isolate Jingjing chromosome 15, ASM200744v2, whole genome shotgun sequence:
- the RBM17 gene encoding splicing factor 45 → MSLYDDLGVETSDSKTEGWSKNFKLLQSQLQVKKAALTQAKSQRTKQSTVLAPVIDLKRGGSSDDRQIVDTPPHVAAGLKDPVPSGFSAGEVLIPLADEYDPMFPNDYEKVVKRQREERQRQRELERQKEIEEREKRRKDRHEASGFSRRPDPDSDEDEDYERERRKRSMGGAAIAPPTSLVEKDKELPRDFPYEEDSRPRSQSSKAAIPPPVYEEQDRPRSPTGPGNSFLANMGGTVAHKIMQKYGFREGQGLGKHEQGLSTALSVEKTSKRGGKIIVGDATEKDASKKSDSNPLTEILKCPTKVVLLRNMVGAGEVDEDLEAETKEECEKYGKVGKCVIFEIPGAPDDEAVRIFLEFERVESAIKAVVDLNGRYFGGRVVKACFYNLDKFRVLDLAEQV, encoded by the exons ATGTCCCTGTACGATGACCTGGGAGTAGAGACCAGTGATTCAAAAACAGAAGGCTGGTCCAAAAACTTCAAACTTCTGCAGTCTCAGCTTCAGGTCAAGAAGGCAGCTCTCACTCAGGCCAAG AGCCAGAGAACGAAACAGAGTACAGTACTTGCCCCAGTAATTGACCTAAAGCGAGGTGGCTCTTCAGACGACCGGCAGATCGTGGACACGCCCCCGCACGTCGCAGCTGGCTTGAAG GATCCTGTTCCCAGTGGATTCTCTGCAGGAGAAGTTTTGATTCCTTTAGCTGATGAATATGATCCCATGTTTCCTAATGATTATGAGAAAGTAGTGAAGCGCCAAAGAGAAGAACGACAGAGGCAGCGGGAGctggaaagacaaaaagaaatagaagagagagaaaa GAGGCGTAAGGACAGACATGAAGCTAGTGGGTTTTCAAGGCGACCAGATCCAGATTCTGATGAAGATGAAGATTACGAGCGAGAGAGGCGGAAAAGAA GTATGGGCGGAGCTGCCATTGCGCCACCCACTTCTCTtgtagagaaagacaaagagt TACCCCGAGATTTCCCTTATGAAGAGGATTCAAGACCTCGCTCCCAGTCTTCCAAAGCTGCTATCCCTCCCCCAGTATACGAGGAACAAGACAGACCCAGATCTCCGACTGGCCCTGGCAACTCCTTCCTTGCCAACATGGG tggCACAGTAGCACATAAAATCATGCAGAAGTACGGCTTCCGGGAAGGCCAGGGTCTTGGGAAGCACGAGCAGGGGCTGAGCACAGCACTGTCAGTGGAGAAGACAAGCAAGCGAGGAGGCAAGATCATTGTGGGTGATGCCACAGAAAAAG ATGCATCCAAGAAGTCAGATTCAAATCCATTAACTGAAATACTTAAGTGTCCTACCAAAGTGGTCCTCCTAAGG AACATGGTTGGTGCAGGAGAAGTGGATGAAGACTTGGAAGCAGAAACCAAGGAAGAGTGTGAAAAATACGGCAAAGTTGGAAAATGTGTGATATTTGAA aTTCCTGGTGCCCCTGATGATGAAGCAGTAcgaatatttttagaatttgagAGGGTCGAGTCAGCAATTAAAG CTGTTGTTGATCTGAATGGGAGGTATTTTGGTGGACGGGTGGTAAAAGCATGTTTCTACAATTTGGATAAGTTCAGGGTCTTGGATTTGGCGGAACAAGTCTGA